The genome window TTTTTGAAATTAAAGGAAACAACTTGCGGCTTCGATCCCGCTCACAACGGTGCTTTCCACACAACCTGCGTTTAACACCGAATTCTGAATCCAGTCTCCGGTGATTACGAGATTGGAATATCCGTTATCACCCGCGGGAAGTCTGTATTTCGTAGAACCTTTCACCGATAAGACATATCTTTCCGTTGGTTGAATGTTTAATCGGACATATTGCGAGTCGATTCTTTTCGCGCCGAGGGTCTTGTCCTGATCGATCAGCAAATTCCAATTAAAGCCGCTCGTCTTTCCCGTCGGAGTGGAAGCCGGCCAAAGGCCGCGCGCGTCCTGATCGAGAAACTTTACGATTCTTGCTTTCAACTTTTCCATCTCGGCCGGGATGTCCGGATTCGCTAAAGGATTTTTAGGCGCGATCCCGGACGGAGAAGGCCCGCAGAAATACGCGATCTGATTCGGAAACATATCGTCGGGCCAGGATTCCCGATTGATGAGATGGCTCATGTCGCACCAAGTGTCGAACGGTTCGACGTACGATCCGAGTATCGGAGGTTCGTTCTTCCAATACTTCCAACCGAGTCCGGCCGTATCGGGGAACATCCAGAGTTGAAACGCGTCCGTCAAACAAGTTGTGATCGTTTCGGTCATCTGTTTCCACTGCGAGTTCTCTTCGAGAATCTGCGGACATACGAAGGGAATCGCTCCGATGGAAATTCCGAACACGAGACGATCGAAATCCTTTCCGTATTCGAGAACGATCTCCTCTCGATCCTTCCAATCGGACCAATAGTTTTCCAGATCCACATTCTCTTTTTTTAATATTTCTCCTTCCACGATCTGATCGTAGAGGGGTTCGCTCGGCCAACAACCCAATCCTTTGACGTCGATCAAGGGAGAATATTCGTCATTCTTTAAGTTCACCTGCTTTCCGACGCGTACCGATTGAATGCAGGCCTTGCCGTTTGCCGTTCCCGGAATCAGTTCCCTCACACGATGAAAGAATTTGATATGGACCCCTCTTCGTTTCAGGATCTCATACATAGGAGTAAGAATGGTGTCTCCCATTCCCGCCTGCATTCTATACGCGACAGCGCCTTTGTAAGTGAACACCATACGAAGCGCGCCTTTGAGAGCCGTTCCCGCGGCGAACGTATATTGATCGACTCCCCCGAATACGAGTCCGTAGATCGCTTGAACGATCGCGGAGTTGATCGTGATCTCGCTTGCTCCGTGATGTCTTAACCATTCCCTGTAGTCGTAGTCGTCAATGCTTTCAAAACCTTTTTCAAAAACCTTATCGACGATCATCCCTTTGATGTTGGTAAGACTGAAATCCATCAGAATCCAGAAACGTCTCGCTTCCGTGTTCGATTCGATTTTTTTCTCGATTCTTTGCCAAAGCGTTTTCGCAAAAAGATCCAGGATGCGGAGAAAACGATCGTGAGGGAAATCGTTGCTGAGTTTATCCAAAAGGTTTTTTAGAACGAGAATGGTTTTTCCGATCAGATCGAGACCTACGTCTTCGATCGTATCTTCGATCCATTCGAGTATTTGTTTCCAGATGCTTTGATCCTCCGAATGTTCGTTATCGGGGAATATGTATTGCTGATTGTTTTTGTAGTATTGATTCACGTAATCGAGAATGAGGGAAGGATACGTTTTCGGATCGGGAAGTTCGACCGATTCTCCGGGGATCTGATCGTTCATCGGAAAGGAAATCGGCCAAGGCTGATACGACCCGTTTACGTTTTCCTCCAGTACGAAATAGTTCGCGGGTTTGAAGGCTTCCTCCCAAGTCGCCAACGGCTGCGTGAGAGTTCTCCCTAATTCGTTGTAACATTTCTGGATGAGCTGAAAAGCGTGATCGTAAAACCCGAACCAAATATGAAGCCCGTGTTCTTCGATACGATTGTAAACGGATTGATTTCTGCCGCTCGCGCATTTTCCGCCGAGTCTCCAGCCCAACTGATACACGGTAATGTCGTATTTCTTTTCCCAACCCGGCTTGGAAGTGATTTCGTAAGCCGTGACGAGCGAACTGAGTCCTCCTCCTAAAATTACAATATTTTCCTTCTTATC of Leptospira sanjuanensis contains these proteins:
- a CDS encoding NAD(P)-binding protein encodes the protein MADKKENIVILGGGLSSLVTAYEITSKPGWEKKYDITVYQLGWRLGGKCASGRNQSVYNRIEEHGLHIWFGFYDHAFQLIQKCYNELGRTLTQPLATWEEAFKPANYFVLEENVNGSYQPWPISFPMNDQIPGESVELPDPKTYPSLILDYVNQYYKNNQQYIFPDNEHSEDQSIWKQILEWIEDTIEDVGLDLIGKTILVLKNLLDKLSNDFPHDRFLRILDLFAKTLWQRIEKKIESNTEARRFWILMDFSLTNIKGMIVDKVFEKGFESIDDYDYREWLRHHGASEITINSAIVQAIYGLVFGGVDQYTFAAGTALKGALRMVFTYKGAVAYRMQAGMGDTILTPMYEILKRRGVHIKFFHRVRELIPGTANGKACIQSVRVGKQVNLKNDEYSPLIDVKGLGCWPSEPLYDQIVEGEILKKENVDLENYWSDWKDREEIVLEYGKDFDRLVFGISIGAIPFVCPQILEENSQWKQMTETITTCLTDAFQLWMFPDTAGLGWKYWKNEPPILGSYVEPFDTWCDMSHLINRESWPDDMFPNQIAYFCGPSPSGIAPKNPLANPDIPAEMEKLKARIVKFLDQDARGLWPASTPTGKTSGFNWNLLIDQDKTLGAKRIDSQYVRLNIQPTERYVLSVKGSTKYRLPAGDNGYSNLVITGDWIQNSVLNAGCVESTVVSGIEAASCFL